A region of Piscinibacter gummiphilus DNA encodes the following proteins:
- a CDS encoding phosphotransferase family protein, with the protein MAAASHTLSPEHLASLAAYLAPRLPGFEGPVEAEAFKGGQSNPTYRLTTAGGRWVMRTKPGPAARLLPSAHAIDREFRVMSALAGTGVPVPRMHLLCEDESVIGRAFYVMDCLDGRVLWDPTLPGFDVPTRKRLYDEMNRVIAALHRVDVKAAGLADYGRPGNYFERQIARWHKQYQASITDPIDAMDRLAAWLPAHLPASARDESQVAIVHGDYRLDNLMFHATEPKALGLLDWELSTLGHPLADFSYHCMAWHIEPSLFRGLAGADLDALGIPREADYLRLYCERTGRTDADALAGDWNFYLAYNLFRMAGILQGIAKRVEEGTAADAHAKQAAAAARPLAEMGWRLAQQA; encoded by the coding sequence ATGGCCGCGGCTTCGCACACGCTGTCGCCAGAGCACCTGGCCTCGCTGGCCGCGTACCTCGCGCCTCGCCTGCCGGGCTTCGAGGGCCCCGTCGAGGCCGAAGCCTTCAAGGGCGGCCAGTCGAACCCCACGTACCGCCTGACCACGGCCGGCGGCCGCTGGGTGATGCGCACGAAGCCCGGCCCGGCGGCCCGGCTGCTGCCCTCGGCCCACGCCATCGATCGCGAGTTCCGCGTGATGTCGGCCCTGGCCGGCACCGGCGTGCCGGTGCCCCGCATGCACCTGCTGTGCGAGGACGAATCGGTCATCGGCCGTGCCTTCTACGTGATGGACTGCCTCGACGGCCGCGTGCTGTGGGATCCCACCCTGCCCGGCTTCGACGTGCCCACCCGGAAGCGCCTCTACGACGAGATGAACCGCGTGATCGCCGCGCTGCACCGCGTCGACGTGAAGGCCGCGGGCCTGGCCGACTACGGCCGCCCCGGCAACTACTTCGAGCGCCAGATCGCCCGCTGGCACAAGCAGTATCAGGCCTCCATCACCGATCCCATCGACGCGATGGACCGGCTCGCCGCGTGGTTGCCCGCGCACCTGCCGGCGAGTGCCCGCGACGAATCGCAGGTGGCCATCGTCCACGGCGACTACCGCCTCGACAACCTGATGTTCCACGCCACCGAGCCGAAGGCCCTGGGCCTGCTCGACTGGGAGCTGTCGACCCTCGGTCACCCGCTGGCCGACTTCAGCTACCACTGCATGGCCTGGCACATCGAACCCTCGCTGTTCCGCGGCCTCGCGGGCGCGGACCTCGACGCACTGGGCATCCCGCGGGAGGCCGACTACCTGCGCCTGTACTGCGAACGCACCGGCCGCACCGACGCCGACGCCCTGGCCGGCGACTGGAACTTCTACCTCGCCTACAACCTGTTCCGCATGGCGGGCATCCTGCAGGGCATCGCGAAACGGGTGGAGGAAGGCACAGCCGCCGACGCGCACGCGAAGCAGGCCGCCGCCGCGGCCCGCCCCCTGGCCGAGATGGGCTGGCGGCTGGCGCAGCAGGCCTGA
- a CDS encoding H-NS histone family protein, whose product MSTLQDLLARKAALEQEIESTQKRERSDAVAKVKALMAEYGLTAADLAAKSTGRSGAPKGGKVAAKYRNAATGDSWSGRGLQPKWLKAALASGKKLSDFAV is encoded by the coding sequence ATGAGCACGCTCCAAGACTTGCTGGCCCGCAAAGCGGCCCTCGAACAGGAAATCGAAAGCACTCAGAAACGTGAGCGCAGCGATGCCGTCGCAAAGGTCAAGGCCCTGATGGCTGAATACGGGTTGACGGCTGCCGACCTCGCTGCAAAAAGCACCGGCCGCTCGGGTGCACCGAAAGGCGGCAAGGTCGCCGCGAAATACCGCAACGCTGCCACCGGCGACAGTTGGAGCGGTCGCGGCCTGCAACCCAAATGGTTGAAGGCGGCCTTGGCTTCCGGCAAGAAACTGAGCGATTTCGCGGTCTGA
- a CDS encoding Crp/Fnr family transcriptional regulator, translating to MHTPALTADERHHIESGGWFAKLSQPLRDAILSRSIVRRLADGALLSSRGEPAEWWCGVAKGAVRVSSVSLSGKQVTLTYVEPGVWFGDMALFDGMPRTHDSNAHGETTLLAVRKADFKDLLAHHPELYDALLRLNCRRLRLMYDLVQDLNTMPLAARLAKQLLLLARSYGIHEGEEIRIGLQLAQEDLAQLLGASRQRVNQELKSFERDGAVRIEPTRLVVLSKEKLLALSEPHH from the coding sequence ATGCACACTCCAGCCCTCACCGCCGACGAGCGTCACCACATCGAATCCGGCGGATGGTTCGCCAAGCTGTCCCAACCGCTGCGCGACGCCATCCTGTCGCGCTCGATCGTGCGCCGCCTCGCCGATGGCGCGCTGCTGTCGTCCCGGGGTGAACCGGCCGAGTGGTGGTGCGGCGTCGCGAAGGGCGCGGTGCGCGTGAGTTCGGTGTCGCTGTCGGGCAAGCAGGTCACGCTGACCTACGTCGAGCCCGGCGTGTGGTTCGGCGACATGGCCCTCTTCGACGGCATGCCCCGCACGCACGACTCCAACGCCCACGGCGAGACCACGCTGCTGGCCGTGCGCAAGGCCGACTTCAAGGACCTGCTGGCCCACCACCCCGAGCTGTACGACGCGCTGCTGCGCCTGAACTGCCGCCGCCTGCGCCTGATGTACGACCTGGTCCAGGACCTGAACACGATGCCGCTGGCCGCGCGTCTGGCCAAGCAGCTGCTGCTGCTCGCGCGCAGCTACGGGATCCACGAGGGCGAGGAGATCCGCATCGGCCTGCAGCTGGCCCAGGAAGACCTCGCGCAGCTGCTGGGCGCCTCGCGGCAGCGCGTGAACCAGGAGCTCAAGAGCTTCGAGCGCGACGGCGCGGTGCGCATCGAACCCACGCGCCTCGTGGTGCTGTCGAAGGAAAAGCTGCTCGCGCTGTCCGAGCCGCACCACTGA
- the argA gene encoding amino-acid N-acetyltransferase, with the protein MSLVFPHTFVPWFRSVAPYIHAHRGKTFVVAIAGELVAAGKLPTFAQDLAILHAMGIKLVLVHGFRPQVEEQLALKGHVSRFSHGMRVTDPVALDCAQEAAGQMRYEIEAAFSQGLPNTPMAHSQIRVISGNFITARPVGILDGVDFQHTGLVRKIDAAGIRRAVEFGALVMVSPFGFSPTGEAFNLSMEDVAASAAIALQAEKLIYVTEVKGIPLDPADPDSEIDTELALADARKLLANLPNPIQPTDTAFYLQHAVKASEHGVERVHIVPYSVDGSVLMESFTHDGVGTMIVDEKLESLREATADDIGGVLQLIEPFERNGTLVKRDRTEIERDIGLYTVIEHDGVIFGCAALYPYPEARTGEMSALTVSPNVQSQGDGERILKRVEQRAKSAGLESIFVLTTQTMHWFLKRGFAQVDPDWLPDARKRKYNWDRRSQVLVKKLS; encoded by the coding sequence ATGAGTCTTGTCTTCCCTCACACCTTCGTCCCGTGGTTCCGGTCCGTCGCGCCGTACATCCACGCGCACCGAGGCAAGACCTTCGTGGTGGCCATCGCGGGTGAACTGGTGGCGGCGGGCAAGCTGCCCACGTTCGCGCAGGACCTCGCCATTCTCCACGCGATGGGCATCAAGCTCGTGCTGGTGCACGGCTTTCGTCCGCAGGTGGAGGAGCAGCTCGCGCTGAAGGGCCACGTCTCGCGCTTCAGCCACGGCATGCGGGTCACCGACCCCGTCGCCCTCGATTGCGCGCAGGAGGCCGCGGGCCAGATGCGCTACGAGATCGAGGCCGCATTCTCGCAGGGTCTGCCCAACACGCCCATGGCCCACAGCCAGATCCGCGTGATCTCGGGCAACTTCATCACCGCGCGCCCCGTCGGCATCCTCGACGGCGTGGACTTCCAGCACACCGGCCTGGTCCGCAAGATCGACGCTGCGGGCATCCGCCGCGCGGTCGAGTTCGGCGCGCTGGTGATGGTCTCGCCGTTCGGTTTCTCGCCCACCGGCGAAGCCTTCAACCTCAGCATGGAAGACGTGGCCGCGAGCGCGGCCATCGCGCTGCAGGCCGAGAAACTCATCTACGTGACCGAGGTCAAGGGTATCCCGCTCGACCCCGCCGACCCCGACAGCGAGATCGACACGGAACTCGCGCTCGCCGACGCGCGCAAACTGCTCGCGAATCTCCCGAATCCCATTCAACCCACCGACACCGCGTTTTATCTGCAGCACGCGGTGAAGGCGAGCGAACACGGCGTGGAGCGGGTTCACATCGTTCCCTATTCGGTCGATGGTTCCGTGCTGATGGAATCATTCACCCACGACGGCGTGGGCACCATGATCGTCGACGAGAAACTCGAAAGCCTGCGCGAAGCCACGGCCGACGACATCGGCGGCGTGCTGCAGCTGATCGAACCATTCGAGCGCAACGGCACCCTCGTCAAGCGCGACCGCACGGAAATCGAGCGCGACATCGGCCTGTATACGGTCATCGAACACGACGGCGTGATCTTCGGTTGCGCCGCGCTTTACCCATACCCCGAGGCGCGCACCGGAGAAATGTCCGCGCTGACGGTATCTCCCAACGTCCAGAGCCAGGGCGATGGCGAACGCATCCTGAAGCGCGTCGAACAGCGCGCGAAGAGCGCCGGGCTCGAGAGCATATTCGTGCTCACGACCCAAACCATGCACTGGTTTCTCAAGCGGGGCTTTGCCCAGGTCGATCCCGACTGGCTGCCCGACGCGCGCAAGCGCAAATACAACTGGGACCGGCGCTCCCAGGTGCTGGTCAAGAAACTCTCCTGA
- a CDS encoding oxidative damage protection protein, which translates to MARTVQCVYLKKEADGLDFAPYPGELGKRIYNEVSKEAWAAWMKHQTMLVNENRLNLADQRARQYLARQMERFFFGEGAEQPAGYVPPSA; encoded by the coding sequence ATGGCCCGCACCGTCCAATGCGTCTACCTGAAGAAGGAGGCCGACGGCCTCGATTTCGCCCCCTATCCCGGTGAACTGGGCAAGCGCATCTACAACGAAGTCAGCAAGGAAGCCTGGGCCGCGTGGATGAAGCACCAGACCATGCTCGTCAACGAAAACCGCCTGAACCTGGCCGACCAGCGCGCCCGCCAATACCTCGCCCGCCAGATGGAACGCTTTTTCTTCGGCGAAGGCGCGGAACAACCGGCCGGGTATGTCCCGCCGTCGGCCTGA
- a CDS encoding glutathione binding-like protein: MIEVYSWPTPNGHKVHIMLEECGLPYHVHPVNIGTGDQFKPDFLRISPNNKIPAIVDPEGPEGEPISLFESGAILLYLAGKTGKFLPQGTTAKYEVLQWLMFQMGGVGPMLGQTHHFRIYAPEKIGYAIDRYTNEAARLYGVMDRRLSKSKYLGGQDYSIADIAVFPWLRSWKNQGIDWADFPHLKGWFDEIAARPAVQRGVEVLSTNSSRPLTDDKARDILFGKQQYQRR, from the coding sequence ATGATCGAAGTGTATTCGTGGCCCACCCCCAACGGGCACAAGGTTCACATCATGCTGGAGGAATGCGGCCTCCCGTACCACGTCCACCCGGTCAACATCGGCACGGGCGACCAGTTCAAGCCGGACTTCCTCCGCATCAGTCCGAACAACAAGATCCCCGCCATCGTAGACCCCGAGGGACCCGAAGGCGAGCCCATTTCGCTGTTCGAGTCGGGCGCCATCCTGCTGTACCTCGCGGGCAAGACGGGCAAGTTCCTGCCCCAGGGCACCACTGCGAAGTACGAGGTGCTGCAGTGGCTGATGTTCCAGATGGGCGGCGTGGGGCCGATGCTCGGCCAGACCCACCACTTCCGCATCTACGCGCCCGAGAAGATCGGCTACGCGATCGACCGCTACACCAACGAGGCCGCGCGCCTCTACGGCGTCATGGACCGCCGCCTGTCGAAGTCGAAGTACCTCGGCGGCCAGGACTACTCCATCGCCGACATCGCGGTGTTCCCGTGGCTGCGCTCGTGGAAGAACCAGGGCATCGACTGGGCCGACTTCCCGCACCTCAAGGGCTGGTTCGACGAGATCGCCGCCCGCCCCGCCGTGCAGCGCGGCGTCGAGGTGCTCAGCACGAACTCGTCGCGCCCCCTCACGGACGACAAGGCCCGCGACATCCTCTTCGGCAAGCAGCAGTACCAGCGCCGCTGA
- a CDS encoding enoyl-CoA hydratase-related protein has product MTSELHTERRDATLVLTLSDPASRNSLSEQVFAAGIEALNVAESDPAVRAIVLRGDGSHFCAGIERSQLDPDEPAPSLQHFQAFVEALRVNPKPVIAAVEGDAIAGGLALALACDLVVAAADARLLLSNPRAGQSPDAGATAQLMKHLPRARVLQWLWLGEPVPVEQLLALGLVTRVSGHGDAFEQALGLAARLADTDPDAVSGAKELVNPWSGNIA; this is encoded by the coding sequence ATGACCTCAGAACTGCACACCGAACGCCGCGACGCCACCCTCGTGCTCACCCTCAGCGATCCGGCATCGCGCAACAGCCTGTCCGAGCAGGTGTTCGCCGCGGGCATCGAGGCCCTCAACGTCGCCGAATCCGACCCCGCCGTGCGCGCCATCGTGCTGCGCGGCGACGGCAGCCACTTCTGCGCCGGCATCGAACGGTCCCAGCTGGACCCGGATGAGCCCGCGCCCTCCCTCCAGCACTTCCAGGCCTTCGTCGAGGCGCTGCGCGTGAACCCGAAGCCGGTCATCGCCGCGGTCGAGGGCGACGCCATCGCGGGCGGCCTCGCGCTGGCCCTCGCCTGCGATCTGGTCGTGGCCGCGGCCGACGCCCGCCTGCTGCTGTCGAACCCGCGCGCCGGCCAGTCTCCCGACGCCGGCGCCACCGCGCAGCTGATGAAGCACCTGCCCCGCGCGCGGGTGCTGCAGTGGCTGTGGCTGGGCGAACCGGTGCCCGTCGAGCAGCTGCTCGCGCTCGGCCTCGTCACGCGGGTGAGCGGCCATGGCGACGCCTTCGAGCAGGCGCTGGGCCTGGCCGCCCGGCTCGCGGACACCGACCCCGACGCCGTGTCCGGCGCGAAGGAGCTCGTCAACCCGTGGTCCGGGAACATCGCCTAG
- the hrpA gene encoding ATP-dependent RNA helicase HrpA, whose protein sequence is MSVSPRRGNPDAPKPVVANPIPPITFPDALPVSGRRDEIAQAIEAHQVVIVCGETGSGKTTQLPKIALALGRGKGAGGRGLIGHTQPRRIAASSVAKRIAQELNTPLGEHVGFKVRFQDRLSAGASVKLMTDGILLAETQTDPLLKAYDTLIIDEAHERSLNIDFLLGYLRQILPRRPDLKVIVTSATIDADRFAQHFASRHGPAPVIQVSGRLFPVEQRWRPFEESREYGLNDAIGDAVTELWREGSGDVLVFLPGEREIREAAEHLRRNHPPGVEVVPLFARLSQQEQDMVFEPHSARRIVLATNVAETSLTVPGIQYVIDAGTARVKRYSYRNKVEQLQIEPVSQAAANQRAGRCGRVSNGICIRLYDEKDFAGRPRFTDPEILRSSLAGVILRMMSLHLGLVEDFPFIEPPPRRAIADGYQLLNELGAVDEQNEITPVGRELAKLPLDPRVGRMILEARNREALAEVLVIASALSVQDVRDRPLEHQQAADTAHKKFDDERSEFVGTLKLWKWLEDTRGGHGEHKLSHRKQEQQLRESFISPRRVREWRDIHSQLHTVVAEHKWRLNTQPATYEQLHLAMLAGLLGNIGLKSDDEDWYLGARGIKFYKHPGANLSKKPGRWIVAAELVETTRLFGRGIAGIEPQWLPGIAGHLIKTQLLEPHWEKKAAEVVALERATLYGIVIYANRRVNFGNVDPAAAREIFIREALVEGDWETRLPFLAANRKLIAQVEELEHKSRRQDVLVDDDLIYAFYSQHLPNDVFSGTTLERWYREETKRNPKVLQLTREELMRHEAAGITTAAFPKTLRLGGVDCTTTYLHEPGDPKDGVTVTVPLFALNQVNDERCEWLVPGMLKDKVLALVKSLHQRPRSRLVPLPEFAESFVTGIREAGTFGGGSLVDALLKVVRDRTQLDIKRADFKLDQLPPHLFMNFRVVDDNGRQLGTGRNIAALKAELGGQARSAFQALAALRPTVAAAPKVEVTAGPSREAPGRAAPPVKAPAPAPATPAAEVKHTDWTFGELPELMEVRRGNQTLVGFPALIDRGDHVVVEVFDEPDVAASRHRAGLRRLVALQIRDALKYLEKNIPDLQKMAALYMNVGTVDELRSQIVDLALDRAFLADPLPADAAAFRKRIDEGRGRLTLIANEIARSVGTVLTEFAAASRKLKDARAPKDVNDDIVAHLGRLLPKRFVAATPWAQLAHLPRYLKAVTMRLDKYRADPARDAARLAELRPLEQRYLRLLADRKGVHDARLDEFRWLLEELRVSLFAQELRTPQPVSVKRLEKTWAQLSA, encoded by the coding sequence ATGTCAGTTTCTCCCCGCCGCGGTAACCCGGACGCACCCAAGCCGGTGGTCGCCAACCCGATCCCGCCGATCACCTTTCCCGACGCGCTGCCGGTCTCCGGCCGGCGCGACGAGATCGCGCAGGCCATCGAGGCCCACCAGGTCGTCATCGTCTGCGGCGAGACCGGTTCGGGCAAGACCACGCAGCTGCCCAAGATCGCGCTGGCCCTGGGCCGGGGCAAGGGCGCGGGGGGGCGCGGGCTGATCGGCCACACCCAGCCGCGGCGCATCGCCGCGTCCAGCGTGGCCAAGCGCATCGCCCAGGAGCTGAACACGCCCCTCGGCGAACACGTGGGCTTCAAGGTGCGGTTCCAGGACCGCCTGTCCGCCGGCGCCAGCGTCAAGCTGATGACCGACGGCATCCTGCTCGCCGAGACCCAGACCGACCCGCTGCTCAAGGCGTACGACACGCTGATCATCGACGAGGCCCACGAACGCAGCCTCAACATCGACTTCCTGCTCGGCTACCTGCGGCAGATCCTGCCGCGCCGGCCCGACCTGAAGGTCATCGTCACGTCGGCCACCATCGACGCCGACCGGTTCGCGCAGCACTTCGCATCGCGCCACGGGCCCGCGCCGGTGATCCAGGTCTCCGGCCGCCTGTTCCCGGTGGAACAGCGCTGGCGCCCGTTCGAGGAGAGCCGCGAGTACGGCCTGAACGACGCCATCGGCGACGCCGTCACCGAACTGTGGCGCGAGGGCAGCGGCGACGTGCTGGTGTTCCTGCCCGGCGAACGCGAGATCCGCGAGGCCGCCGAACACCTGCGCCGCAACCACCCGCCCGGCGTGGAGGTGGTGCCGCTGTTCGCCCGCCTGAGCCAGCAGGAGCAGGACATGGTGTTCGAGCCGCACAGCGCGCGGCGCATCGTGTTGGCCACCAACGTGGCCGAGACCTCGCTCACGGTGCCCGGCATCCAGTACGTGATCGACGCGGGCACCGCCCGCGTGAAGCGCTACAGCTACCGCAACAAGGTCGAGCAGCTGCAGATCGAGCCGGTGAGCCAGGCCGCCGCCAACCAGCGCGCCGGCCGCTGCGGCCGCGTCAGCAACGGCATCTGCATCCGGCTCTACGACGAGAAGGACTTCGCCGGGCGCCCGCGGTTCACCGATCCCGAGATCCTGCGGTCCTCGCTCGCGGGCGTGATCCTGCGGATGATGTCGCTGCACCTGGGCCTCGTCGAAGACTTCCCGTTCATCGAGCCGCCCCCGCGCCGCGCCATCGCCGACGGCTACCAGCTGCTCAACGAGCTGGGCGCGGTCGACGAGCAGAACGAGATCACCCCGGTGGGCCGCGAGCTCGCGAAGCTGCCGCTCGACCCGCGCGTGGGCCGCATGATCCTCGAGGCGCGCAACCGCGAGGCGCTGGCCGAGGTGCTCGTGATCGCCTCGGCCCTGAGCGTGCAGGACGTGCGCGACCGGCCGCTCGAACACCAGCAGGCCGCCGACACCGCCCACAAGAAGTTCGACGACGAACGGTCCGAGTTCGTGGGCACGCTCAAGCTGTGGAAGTGGCTCGAGGACACGCGCGGCGGCCATGGCGAACACAAGCTGTCCCACCGCAAGCAGGAGCAGCAGCTGCGCGAGAGCTTCATCTCGCCCCGCCGCGTGCGCGAATGGCGCGACATCCACTCGCAGCTGCACACCGTGGTGGCCGAGCACAAGTGGCGCCTGAACACCCAGCCGGCCACCTACGAGCAGCTGCACCTCGCGATGCTCGCGGGCCTGCTCGGCAACATCGGCCTGAAGAGCGACGACGAGGACTGGTACCTCGGCGCGCGCGGCATCAAGTTCTACAAGCACCCCGGCGCGAACCTCAGCAAGAAGCCGGGCCGCTGGATCGTCGCGGCCGAACTCGTCGAGACCACGCGCCTGTTCGGCCGCGGCATCGCGGGCATCGAGCCGCAGTGGCTGCCGGGCATCGCCGGGCACCTGATCAAGACGCAGCTGCTCGAGCCCCACTGGGAGAAGAAGGCCGCCGAGGTGGTCGCGCTCGAACGCGCCACGCTGTACGGCATCGTGATCTATGCGAACCGCCGCGTGAACTTCGGCAACGTCGACCCGGCGGCCGCGCGCGAGATCTTCATCCGCGAGGCGCTGGTGGAGGGCGATTGGGAGACCCGCCTGCCGTTCCTCGCCGCGAACCGCAAGCTGATCGCGCAGGTGGAAGAGCTCGAGCACAAGTCGCGCCGCCAGGACGTGCTGGTCGACGACGACCTGATCTACGCGTTCTACAGCCAGCACCTGCCGAACGACGTGTTCAGCGGCACCACGCTCGAACGCTGGTACCGCGAGGAGACGAAACGCAACCCGAAGGTGCTGCAGCTCACCCGCGAGGAGCTGATGCGGCACGAGGCCGCCGGCATCACCACGGCCGCGTTCCCGAAGACGCTGCGCCTGGGCGGGGTCGACTGCACCACCACGTACCTGCACGAGCCGGGCGACCCGAAGGACGGGGTCACGGTGACGGTGCCGCTGTTCGCGCTGAACCAGGTCAACGACGAGCGCTGCGAATGGCTCGTGCCGGGCATGCTGAAGGACAAGGTGCTGGCCCTCGTGAAAAGCCTGCACCAGCGGCCGCGCTCGCGCCTCGTGCCGCTGCCCGAGTTCGCCGAGTCGTTCGTGACGGGCATCCGCGAGGCCGGCACGTTCGGGGGCGGCTCGCTCGTGGACGCGCTGCTCAAGGTCGTGCGCGACCGCACCCAGCTCGACATCAAGCGCGCCGACTTCAAGCTCGACCAGCTGCCGCCGCACCTGTTCATGAACTTCCGCGTGGTCGACGACAACGGTCGCCAGCTCGGGACCGGACGCAACATCGCCGCGCTCAAGGCCGAACTCGGCGGGCAGGCGCGCTCGGCCTTCCAGGCGCTGGCCGCGCTGCGGCCCACGGTGGCGGCCGCGCCCAAGGTCGAGGTGACCGCCGGCCCGAGCCGCGAGGCACCAGGGCGCGCGGCCCCGCCGGTGAAGGCGCCTGCGCCCGCGCCGGCCACGCCGGCCGCCGAGGTGAAACACACCGACTGGACCTTCGGCGAACTGCCGGAGCTGATGGAGGTGCGCCGCGGCAACCAGACGCTCGTGGGCTTCCCGGCCCTGATCGACCGGGGCGACCACGTCGTGGTCGAGGTGTTCGACGAACCCGACGTCGCCGCGTCGCGCCACCGCGCGGGCCTGCGCCGGCTCGTTGCGCTGCAGATCCGCGATGCGCTGAAGTACCTCGAGAAGAACATCCCCGACCTGCAGAAGATGGCTGCGCTCTACATGAACGTGGGCACGGTCGACGAACTGCGTTCGCAGATCGTCGACCTCGCGCTCGACCGCGCCTTCCTCGCCGACCCGCTGCCCGCCGACGCGGCCGCGTTCCGCAAGCGCATCGACGAAGGGCGAGGGCGCCTCACGCTGATCGCCAACGAGATCGCGCGCAGCGTGGGCACCGTGCTCACGGAGTTCGCCGCGGCCAGCCGCAAGCTGAAGGACGCGCGGGCGCCGAAGGACGTGAACGACGACATCGTCGCGCACCTCGGCCGCCTGCTGCCGAAACGGTTCGTGGCCGCCACGCCGTGGGCGCAGCTCGCCCACCTGCCGCGGTACCTGAAGGCCGTGACGATGCGGCTCGACAAGTACCGCGCCGATCCGGCCCGCGATGCGGCGCGCCTGGCCGAACTGCGGCCGCTGGAGCAGCGCTACCTGCGGCTGCTGGCGGATCGCAAGGGCGTGCACGACGCGCGGCTCGACGAGTTCCGCTGGCTGCTGGAGGAGCTGCGCGTGAGCCTGTTCGCTCAGGAGTTGCGCACGCCGCAGCCGGTCAGCGTGAAGCGCCTCGAGAAGACCTGGGCGCAGCTGAGCGCCTGA